From one Acidobacteriota bacterium genomic stretch:
- a CDS encoding lamin tail domain-containing protein: MRKNLSLFVTCLLVFMPDVCLLNVAGSMRVIHSEPALEVVSLIINEYQADPADGIEGDANGDGTRSASQDEFVELVNTDSAPLDVSGFTISDAAQVRFTFPQGKIIPVGEAAVVFGGGTPMGDFGNAGNNGLVFAASGLNLNNGADSIIVKDHFGVEVTRRDYPSADGSANQSITLSPDISGDYVRHSLAAGSNGALFSPGRKITGEAFTVAPLIANLSPASHAQSDAPFDIDLIGEHFQAGAVVRIDATPVATSFIDNTKLIATVPASVASTGGNHRVEVVNTDGNHSNALNLEIILPAPVLYSLAPRIIEIGAGQFTLFLQGLNFANTTVVLVDNVVVTTAFSNKRELRATIPAALTNALGERHVKVRNPDGKLSNELIFEITAKRPRITAINPQQVLVGSPAFTLEVTGANFNNQATISFNQTPLETKFISSTVLLAEVKAEFLTSAGLKPVAVTNPDGVMTPEIALRVIPDAPRILSLTPDSAIEGSATQTIEIIGEQFRSGAQVRMLTDSPVPVELATRFISDRQLEAILDADFLQTAKNLVLTVENPDFGISNEAVFKVLIKDPLVINEYLADPADSEAGDANGDGARSSSQDEFIEIVNRTNTAMDISGYKISDNDSARHVFEAGTVIPPFECTVVFGGGTANGNFGNALENRLVFKASTGGLSLNNGGDVIKLEDAQGHIIQEIHFTAIEGNANESINREPDGDGAVFSLHTMVGKNGKLFSPGTKATGDTFTIKPLVTELMPASIHVNSPAFTLKISGEKFSSQAQVLFNETLLATNVLSSTEIEAMVGAEFLTEAGFVNVQVRNPKGELSRALQFLIIGESPRIRSLTPAKTGTGAENLEIVIQGEHFQRASSVSLAGEKITTQFNSATALTVIAPAKFFTAAGELAIKITNADGRQSNEVNLSVENGPLITRLSPKKIKTGSGASLIKISGVAFQSNVVLFVNHRAVPTEFQNDAELRATIPAELTGVKGELELQARHTDGGRSNRVKIKVVE, translated from the coding sequence ATGCGAAAAAATCTCAGCCTCTTTGTGACCTGTCTGTTGGTTTTTATGCCTGATGTCTGCCTGTTGAATGTTGCCGGTAGCATGAGGGTTATCCACTCTGAACCGGCTCTGGAAGTGGTTTCACTTATCATCAATGAATATCAGGCTGACCCTGCCGACGGTATTGAAGGCGATGCCAATGGCGACGGCACCCGCAGCGCCTCACAGGATGAATTCGTCGAACTCGTCAATACCGATTCCGCGCCGCTTGATGTGAGCGGTTTTACCATAAGCGATGCCGCACAGGTGCGATTTACTTTTCCACAGGGAAAAATTATTCCGGTCGGCGAAGCGGCGGTAGTCTTCGGTGGCGGAACGCCTATGGGCGATTTCGGCAATGCGGGAAACAACGGGTTGGTATTTGCCGCAAGCGGTTTGAATTTGAATAACGGCGCGGATTCCATCATCGTTAAAGACCATTTCGGGGTTGAGGTCACAAGACGCGATTACCCTTCAGCGGACGGTTCGGCAAATCAATCCATTACCCTCAGTCCCGATATTTCGGGCGATTACGTTCGCCATTCGCTGGCAGCAGGCAGCAACGGCGCGCTCTTTTCGCCCGGAAGAAAAATCACTGGCGAGGCGTTCACCGTTGCGCCGTTGATTGCAAACCTCTCTCCCGCAAGCCATGCGCAAAGCGATGCGCCTTTTGACATCGACCTAATCGGTGAACATTTTCAAGCGGGCGCGGTTGTCCGAATTGACGCAACGCCGGTTGCGACATCATTCATAGATAACACCAAACTCATTGCCACGGTTCCCGCAAGCGTTGCTTCCACAGGTGGCAATCATCGCGTCGAAGTCGTCAATACAGATGGCAATCATTCAAACGCTTTGAATCTTGAAATCATTTTACCTGCACCGGTTTTATATTCATTGGCTCCGAGAATCATTGAAATCGGCGCGGGACAATTTACGCTGTTTCTCCAGGGGTTGAATTTCGCCAATACGACGGTCGTACTGGTTGATAACGTCGTTGTCACCACGGCGTTTTCCAATAAACGCGAATTGCGCGCGACGATTCCGGCGGCGCTCACCAACGCGCTTGGCGAGCGTCACGTCAAGGTTCGCAACCCGGATGGCAAGCTCTCGAATGAACTCATTTTTGAAATCACTGCCAAACGTCCGCGCATCACGGCTATCAACCCGCAACAGGTGCTTGTCGGTTCGCCGGCGTTTACGCTTGAAGTGACAGGCGCGAATTTCAACAACCAGGCAACTATCAGTTTCAATCAAACGCCACTTGAAACCAAATTCATCTCTTCAACGGTGCTTCTCGCAGAGGTCAAAGCAGAGTTCTTAACCAGTGCCGGATTGAAACCCGTTGCGGTCACCAATCCCGATGGCGTAATGACCCCTGAAATCGCTCTGCGGGTCATCCCCGACGCGCCGCGTATTCTGTCGCTCACGCCGGATTCAGCTATCGAAGGCAGCGCCACGCAAACCATCGAAATTATCGGAGAGCAATTCCGGTCAGGCGCGCAGGTGCGAATGCTTACGGATTCACCTGTGCCGGTTGAATTGGCAACCCGGTTTATTTCCGACCGCCAGCTTGAAGCCATCCTTGATGCGGATTTCCTGCAAACCGCAAAGAACCTCGTGCTCACTGTCGAAAATCCCGATTTCGGTATTTCCAATGAAGCGGTTTTCAAAGTCCTCATTAAAGACCCACTGGTTATCAACGAATATCTGGCAGACCCTGCGGATAGTGAAGCGGGCGATGCCAACGGAGACGGGGCGCGCAGTTCTTCGCAGGATGAATTTATTGAAATCGTCAATCGCACCAATACGGCGATGGATATTTCGGGCTACAAAATTTCCGATAACGACAGCGCGCGCCACGTGTTTGAAGCGGGAACGGTCATTCCACCTTTTGAATGCACAGTGGTTTTTGGCGGCGGCACTGCCAACGGAAATTTCGGCAATGCGTTAGAGAACCGTTTGGTATTCAAAGCCTCGACCGGCGGGCTGTCGCTCAACAACGGCGGCGATGTGATTAAACTCGAAGACGCGCAAGGACACATCATTCAGGAAATTCATTTTACTGCAATCGAAGGCAACGCCAACGAATCAATCAATCGTGAACCGGACGGTGATGGCGCGGTTTTTTCTCTGCATACGATGGTCGGCAAAAATGGCAAATTGTTTTCACCAGGCACGAAAGCTACAGGCGACACCTTTACGATTAAACCGCTGGTGACGGAACTGATGCCTGCCAGTATTCACGTCAATTCGCCAGCGTTTACCTTGAAAATTTCGGGAGAGAAGTTTTCTTCACAAGCGCAGGTATTGTTTAACGAAACCTTGCTTGCGACCAATGTGCTTTCATCAACCGAAATTGAAGCGATGGTGGGCGCGGAATTTTTAACCGAAGCCGGTTTCGTCAATGTGCAGGTGCGCAATCCGAAAGGCGAGCTTTCGCGAGCCTTACAATTTTTAATTATCGGAGAGTCGCCGCGCATTCGTTCGCTTACGCCTGCAAAAACCGGAACCGGCGCGGAAAATCTCGAAATCGTCATTCAGGGCGAACACTTTCAACGCGCTTCGTCGGTTTCGCTTGCTGGCGAAAAAATTACGACGCAATTCAACTCTGCAACCGCGCTTACCGTGATTGCCCCCGCGAAATTTTTTACGGCAGCGGGCGAACTCGCAATCAAAATCACTAATGCGGATGGGAGGCAGTCGAATGAAGTAAACCTCAGCGTTGAAAATGGTCCCCTCATCACCCGGCTGTCACCAAAAAAAATTAAAACGGGCAGCGGCGCGTCGTTGATAAAAATTTCCGGTGTGGCTTTTCAATCGAATGTCGTGTTGTTTGTCAATCATCGCGCTGTGCCGACCGAGTTTCAAAACGACGCGGAACTCCGGGCGACGATTCCGGCAGAACTGACAGGGGTGAAAGGCGAATTGGAATTGCAGGCGCGTCACACGGATGGCGGACGATCAAATCGCGTGAAAATCAAAGTGGTCGAATGA
- the glpX gene encoding class II fructose-bisphosphatase — MEQELGLDFLRVVEAAAIASAQTMGQGDRKYSDHVAVEAMRKIMDTVPMRGEIVIGEGERDEAPMLYIGEKVGLGHKPDVDGNQYPEVDIAVDPLEGTNLCATGSANAIAVMACSEKGGLLHAPDLYMQKLIVGPAAKGCVELDAPVKDNLKAIARRLDRDIDDLVVIVLDRPRHKKLIADIRAAGARIKLITDGDLSAGISAAVAGSGVHAVMGTGGAPEGVLTAAAMHCLNGQILARFVLKEQLEDLEDRSRISEDALERMQAMGIQDHRKIYDTDDLAPGKQIIFAATGVTDGTILRGVRFFGTGTRTSSIIMSTDRTKSVRFIDTVHIEGGPDTVVRF, encoded by the coding sequence ATGGAACAGGAACTGGGGCTTGATTTTTTGCGCGTCGTTGAAGCGGCGGCTATCGCTTCGGCGCAAACCATGGGACAGGGCGATAGAAAATATTCCGACCACGTTGCTGTCGAAGCCATGCGAAAAATCATGGACACCGTGCCGATGCGCGGCGAAATCGTCATCGGCGAAGGCGAACGCGATGAAGCGCCCATGCTTTACATCGGCGAAAAAGTCGGACTCGGTCATAAGCCGGACGTTGACGGCAATCAATATCCTGAAGTCGACATCGCGGTTGACCCGCTTGAAGGCACCAACCTCTGCGCTACGGGTTCCGCCAATGCGATTGCCGTGATGGCATGCTCGGAAAAAGGCGGTCTGTTGCACGCGCCCGATTTGTATATGCAGAAATTGATTGTCGGACCTGCCGCCAAAGGCTGCGTCGAACTCGATGCGCCGGTCAAAGATAATCTGAAAGCCATTGCCCGCCGCTTAGACCGCGACATTGATGACCTGGTGGTCATCGTGCTTGACCGTCCGCGCCACAAAAAATTGATTGCCGATATTCGCGCCGCCGGAGCGCGTATCAAACTCATCACCGATGGCGATTTGTCCGCAGGTATTTCGGCGGCAGTCGCAGGTTCGGGGGTTCACGCCGTGATGGGCACGGGTGGCGCGCCCGAAGGCGTATTGACCGCAGCGGCAATGCATTGTTTGAACGGGCAGATACTGGCGCGTTTCGTTTTGAAAGAGCAGCTTGAGGATTTGGAAGACCGCAGCCGCATTTCCGAAGATGCGCTGGAACGCATGCAGGCGATGGGGATTCAAGACCATCGAAAAATTTACGACACCGATGATCTTGCACCCGGTAAACAGATTATCTTTGCAGCCACCGGCGTCACCGACGGCACGATTTTGCGCGGCGTGCGCTTTTTCGGAACCGGCACACGCACGTCGTCAATCATCATGTCAACCGACCGCACCAAGAGTGTGCGCTTCATTGATACGGTTCACATTGAAGGCGGACCCGACACCGTCGTCCGGTTTTAA
- a CDS encoding glycosyltransferase, which produces MQLFNTLFLILLLTLAAFAETTKPTTGAIQGNIYDPRGYTIYGVTVIARNKTTGEELKAIANDKSEFTFNALQPGNYLLIAEYENVEKLLQSVKVEADNTVDVRLIGIETRLTGNDSVDKMLASSFGGGGNYPAGNISYLNVNDWLDIYLMVTYFGILGLLSCYGVYRYRMIYLFLRYKKYAPRPKAEFAEERLPRITVQLPLFNEMYVAERLIEAITKIDYPKELLEIQVLDDSTDETTEIASQTVKNYFEQGFDIVYHHRTNRAGFKAGALEEGLKKSSGELILIFDADFVPRPDVARKLVHFFTDERVGMVQLRWSHINANYSLLTKVQSVMLDAHFVIEQTARNRCGGFFNFNGTAGMWRREAIEWSGGWQHDTLAEDTDLSYRAQLMGWHFVYLMDEDVPSELPVDMTAFKSQQKRWAKGVVQVGIKLLKRMWKDPRLTMQTKLEQFFRLTGNLAAPLVIVLALVNLPILIVRYNQGLFHLFALDIPILTFSTVSVIFYFLIPQIYLHPNDWKSKLKYIPFAMSMGIALTFSNARAVFEALIGHKSEFVRTPKYRIEESKDKSWVKKSYMSRRWSLPWLELLFAIYFIFTIWYAIHSQTFGTIPFLLIYFFGYAYAAVMAIAPKLRRVKQ; this is translated from the coding sequence ATGCAATTATTCAACACGCTTTTTCTCATACTGCTTTTGACGCTCGCGGCTTTTGCCGAAACCACGAAACCGACCACCGGAGCAATCCAAGGCAACATTTATGACCCACGCGGTTACACGATTTATGGCGTGACCGTGATTGCCCGCAACAAAACCACCGGCGAAGAACTGAAAGCCATCGCCAACGATAAATCCGAATTCACATTTAACGCATTGCAACCCGGCAATTATCTGCTCATTGCCGAATACGAAAACGTTGAGAAATTATTGCAAAGCGTCAAGGTTGAAGCCGATAACACCGTTGATGTTCGCTTGATTGGCATTGAAACGCGCCTGACCGGCAACGATAGTGTAGATAAAATGCTGGCATCGTCATTTGGCGGCGGCGGCAATTATCCGGCGGGCAACATCAGTTATTTAAACGTGAATGACTGGCTGGATATTTATTTGATGGTCACCTATTTCGGCATTCTCGGATTGCTGTCCTGTTATGGCGTCTATCGCTATCGCATGATTTATCTTTTCCTGCGCTATAAAAAATATGCGCCGCGTCCGAAAGCCGAATTTGCCGAAGAGCGTTTGCCGCGCATCACCGTGCAGTTGCCGCTGTTCAATGAAATGTATGTCGCCGAGCGGTTGATTGAAGCCATCACCAAAATCGATTATCCGAAAGAGTTGCTGGAAATTCAGGTGCTTGATGATTCGACAGACGAAACCACGGAAATTGCCAGTCAAACGGTGAAAAACTATTTCGAGCAAGGCTTTGACATCGTCTATCACCACCGCACCAATCGCGCGGGGTTCAAAGCCGGAGCCTTGGAAGAGGGGTTGAAAAAATCTTCGGGCGAATTGATTTTAATTTTTGATGCGGACTTTGTGCCGCGCCCGGATGTGGCGCGCAAACTGGTGCATTTTTTCACTGATGAACGGGTTGGCATGGTGCAACTGCGCTGGAGCCATATCAATGCCAACTATTCGCTGCTCACCAAAGTTCAATCGGTCATGCTTGATGCCCATTTTGTGATTGAACAGACGGCGCGCAATCGTTGCGGCGGCTTTTTCAATTTCAACGGCACCGCAGGCATGTGGCGACGCGAAGCCATCGAATGGTCAGGTGGTTGGCAACACGACACGCTTGCCGAAGACACCGACCTGTCGTATCGCGCCCAACTCATGGGTTGGCATTTCGTTTATCTGATGGATGAGGATGTGCCTTCGGAATTACCTGTGGATATGACCGCGTTCAAATCACAGCAAAAACGCTGGGCGAAAGGCGTGGTGCAAGTGGGAATCAAACTCCTGAAGCGCATGTGGAAAGACCCGCGTCTGACGATGCAGACCAAACTCGAACAATTCTTTCGCCTCACCGGCAATTTAGCCGCGCCGCTGGTGATTGTGCTGGCGCTGGTGAACCTGCCGATTTTGATTGTGCGCTACAATCAAGGCTTGTTTCATCTGTTTGCGCTGGATATTCCCATCCTGACTTTTTCAACGGTGTCGGTAATTTTTTACTTTTTAATCCCGCAAATCTATCTGCATCCGAACGACTGGAAAAGCAAATTGAAATACATTCCTTTTGCCATGAGCATGGGCATCGCCTTGACCTTTTCAAATGCGCGGGCGGTGTTTGAAGCGCTCATCGGGCACAAAAGCGAATTTGTCCGCACGCCGAAATATCGCATCGAAGAGAGCAAAGACAAATCCTGGGTCAAGAAAAGCTATATGTCGCGGCGTTGGTCTTTGCCGTGGTTGGAACTGCTCTTCGCCATCTACTTCATTTTTACCATCTGGTATGCGATTCACAGTCAGACTTTTGGCACGATTCCCTTTCTGTTGATTTATTTCTTCGGTTACGCTTATGCGGCAGTGATGGCAATCGCGCCGAAACTGCGCCGCGTCAAACAGTAG
- a CDS encoding ferredoxin family protein: MAYVVTGKCLGERYATCAAVCPVDCIKPGDFQGQVFMIIDPDVCIDCGLCLPECPIGAIVASEEESPDWAAINRELAPEFDKNPPAPTRPRDDPPRQPGNSIVNP; encoded by the coding sequence ATGGCTTATGTCGTCACAGGGAAATGTCTTGGTGAGCGTTATGCCACGTGTGCAGCAGTTTGTCCGGTTGATTGTATCAAACCGGGAGATTTTCAGGGGCAGGTGTTCATGATAATTGACCCCGACGTCTGCATTGATTGCGGACTTTGCCTGCCGGAGTGCCCAATTGGTGCGATTGTCGCAAGCGAAGAAGAGAGTCCTGATTGGGCGGCGATCAATAGGGAGCTTGCCCCGGAGTTCGATAAAAACCCGCCCGCCCCTACGCGCCCACGCGACGACCCGCCGCGCCAGCCTGGAAATTCCATTGTTAATCCCTGA
- a CDS encoding creatininase family protein, which translates to MATASAQDTLSTREMQDLNWMEFKEVVPAKVNTVILPTGTLEPHGVINNGADITAPVAIARRIAKEVNALVAPVIPYGITGSMDAYPGAFSISEAAYRAYVKDVLNGLAKNGFRNIVIMNGHGGPQTAVLTQIATEVGQEKRVRTLVINWWSYCSDVTLAVFGEDGGHAGLNENAFIQAIDPKLVHKERYSDALATPNPAPGTYSAYPAPSSIGLYKAGQGYVKFDQAKADEYFAKVTQKLAKLILEIRSKWDMAGL; encoded by the coding sequence ATGGCCACCGCTTCAGCGCAGGACACTCTTTCAACACGTGAGATGCAGGACCTCAACTGGATGGAGTTTAAAGAAGTCGTTCCGGCGAAAGTCAACACCGTCATTTTGCCTACGGGAACCCTTGAACCGCACGGCGTCATCAATAACGGCGCGGACATCACTGCCCCGGTTGCCATTGCGCGACGGATTGCCAAAGAGGTCAACGCGCTGGTTGCGCCGGTCATTCCTTACGGCATCACCGGCAGCATGGATGCTTATCCGGGAGCCTTTTCGATTTCCGAAGCGGCTTATCGCGCTTATGTGAAAGACGTATTGAACGGACTCGCGAAAAACGGCTTTCGCAACATTGTGATTATGAACGGACACGGCGGACCGCAAACTGCCGTGCTGACGCAAATCGCTACGGAAGTCGGTCAGGAAAAACGTGTGCGCACACTGGTCATCAACTGGTGGAGCTATTGTTCGGATGTGACGCTTGCAGTATTTGGCGAAGATGGCGGGCACGCGGGACTCAATGAAAACGCCTTCATTCAAGCCATAGACCCGAAACTGGTTCACAAAGAGCGTTATTCGGATGCGCTGGCAACCCCGAACCCCGCGCCCGGAACCTATTCGGCATATCCCGCGCCGTCGTCGATTGGCTTATACAAAGCAGGTCAGGGCTATGTGAAATTCGATCAGGCGAAAGCCGATGAATACTTCGCGAAAGTCACCCAGAAACTTGCGAAATTGATTTTAGAAATCCGCAGTAAATGGGATATGGCGGGACTGTAA